One Tubulanus polymorphus chromosome 5, tnTubPoly1.2, whole genome shotgun sequence DNA segment encodes these proteins:
- the LOC141905600 gene encoding transmembrane protein 184C-like has translation MDCCNGWRGWIRPLVVSIYFVILIIALPLSVWELTRAEAPPYVLAWFIGGIFVMLSIPISVWGILQHLIHYTKPILQKPLIRVLWMVPIYGLNSWFALMFPSAAIYLDTLRECYEAYAIYNFMTFLMNFLHSEFPNFEDVIANKDQVKHLCPICWFPPWPMGRTFINYCKHGVLQYTVLRPVTTIIALCCQWGGVYNEGRFGIDSAWSYLVVVNNISQIWALYCLLLFYTATKEELSPLNPVSKFFCVKAVVFATFWQSVLIAILANTGVIQSIDALKLYSVQEISLGLQDLLVCIEMFVAAIAHYFSFSYEPYVDPSVGSVPCCLSFMAMWDISDVRADVVEHVRVVGKGVSKRVPGRARRLDGIEEPVEETERTPLLHSINVNDEFTYAQTSNLLNTSSDSINRDLLSSTSSLQTGRASISDSMTNFLRLGSSVESGSDTGISSGCTNTTTPQTNNGSFSPQTTQSGLLLTHHNVNDIPVTVVRDPAGQNHNKQHSTS, from the exons ATGGATTGTTGTAACGGATGGCGAGGATGGATACGCCCTCTCGTCGTATCTATATACTTCGTTATATTAATAATCGCTTTACCGTTGAGCGTTTGGGAACTCACACGGGCCGAAGCTCCGCCGTACGTCCTGGCGTGGTTCATCGGTGGAATATTTGTCATGCTCAGTATCCCCATCTCTGTATGGGGCATTCTACAACATCTTATACACTATACTAAACCAATTCTACAGAAACCGTTAATTAG AGTGCTTTGGATGGTTCCTATTTATGGTCTAAATTCA tggtTTGCTTTGATGTTCCCCTCAGCTGCTATATATCTAGACACTTTAAGAGAATGTTATGAAGCCTACGCTATTTACAACTTTATGACAttcttaatgaattttctaCACTCGGAGTTTCCTAATTTCGAAGATGTCATAGCAAATAAGGATCAAGTTAAACATCTGTGTCCAATTTGCTGGTTTCCCCCTTGGCCGATGGGAAG AACATTCATTAATTATTGTAAACATGGCGTCCTACAGTACACAGTGTTGAGACCAGTGACAACCATCATAGCATT ATGTTGTCAATGGGGAGGTGTTTATAATGAAGGTAGATTTGGTATTGATTCTGCCTGGAGTTACCTGGTCGTCGTAAATAACATCTCGCAAATT TGGGCTCTCTACTGCTTACTTTTGTTCTACACCGCTACTAAAGAAGAGCTCAGTCCTTTGAACCCAGTATCAAAGTTTTTCTGCGTCAAGGCGGTTGTGTTTGCAACGTTTTG GCAATCAGTTTTAATCGCTATATTAGCCAATACCGGTGTTATACAGTCAATTGATGCATTAAAATTATACAGTGTGCAGGAGATTTCTTTAGGATTACAG GATTTATTGGTCTGCATCGAGATGTTTGTGGCGGCTATTGcgcattatttttcattttcatacgAGCCGTACGTCGACCCATCAGTTGGTTCAGTTCCGTGCTGTTTGTCATTCATGGCTATGTGGGATATTTCCGATGTACGCGCTGATGTTGTCGAACATGTTCGAGTAGTTG gtaAAGGAGTGTCGAAGCGGGTTCCAGGCCGAGCCCGACGTTTGGATGGTATTGAAGAACCCGTCGAAGAGACTGAACGAACGCCCTTATTGCATTCAATTAATGTCAACGATGAATTCACTTACGCGCAAACTTCGAATCTACTAAACACTAGCAGCGATTCTATAAATCGCGATTTATTGTCGAGTACGAGTTCCCTACAAACGGGAAGAGCTTCGATAAGCGACAGCATGACAAACTTTTTAAGACTCGGATCGAGCGTTGAATCAGGATCGGATACAGGGATCTCGAGTGGATGTACGAATACAACAACACCTCAAACTAACAACGGTTCATTTTCACCTCAAACGACTCAAAGTGGTTTATTGCTCACTCATCACAATGTGAACGATATACCTGTAACTGTGGTTCGTGATCCGGCCGGGCAGAATCATAACAAACAACACAGCACTTCATGA